A region of the Bacillales bacterium genome:
ACGGTGCTGACATTCGAGCTGAAGCCGGTCGAGGGAGCCGTCAGGCTCACGGTGAAGCACGAGAATCTGGCCCCGCAAGACATCGTCGACGATCCCGAGACGTTCGAGGGCTTGAACAACGGCTGGCCGGCAATCTTGAGCAACTTGAAAAGCTTGCTCGAAACCGGCAAGACGATCCCCGCTTTAAGTTTATAAATGGAAAAAATCGTGCACCAGACTCGCTATTTTCCTTAAAACTCCGGGTTTAAGATGGAATCGTGCATGAGGAGCGTTATTTTCTCGAAATCACGCAAAGGCCACCGTGATTCTCACCATCTTCGGAAAATAGCGTTCTCAGTGATCGATTTTTTTAAAAACCCGTTCATTTTTGCAAAATAACGTCTGTCATGATCGATTCCAAAAAAACTCCCCGGCCGGGGAGTTTTTTAAGCTACAATTTATCAATTTCCTCCAAAATGATCTTGTTGACCATTTGCGGATTGCCTTTGCCTTTTGAGGCTTTCATGACTTGCCCGACGAGGAAGCCGAGCGCCCGGTCTTTGCCGTTTTTATAATCAATCATCGACTGTTCGTTCTCTTCGAGAATCGGCATGATGATCTTGCGAAGTTCGCCTTCGTCGGAAATTTGCATTAAGCCTTTCGCTTTTACAAATTCCTCCGGATCCTCGCCTTTTTCAATCAAGGCTTTAAACACTTTCTTCGCGATTTTCGAAGATATCGTGCCTTTCTCAATCAGCTGGATTAGCTTCGCCAATCCTTCCGGCTGCATCGGCACTTCCGTGATCTCTGCGTTTTTCGAATTCAAATATCCGGATACCTCGCCCATCAGCCAGTTAGCGGCTTGCTTCGGATCCGCACCTGCTTTCACCGTTTCATCGAAGAAATCCGAGATCGCTTTCGTTTGCACGAGCACGCTCGCGTCGTATTCCGACAACGTGAACATTTGCATGTAACGCTCGCGACGTGTGTCCGGCAGCTCCGGAATTTCTTCGCGCACGCGCTGCTTCCAATCGTCGTCGATGTGCAGCTTCACGAGGTCCGGTTCCGGGAAGTACCGATAGTCGTCCGATCCTTCTTTCACACGCATGAGAATCGTTTCCTTCGTCGCTTCGTCGAAACGGCGTGTTTCCTGCTCGATGATACCGCCGGTGATGAGTACTTTTTGCTGGCGCTGTTCTTCGAATTCCAAGCCCTTTTGCACGTACGAAAACGAGTTCAAGTTTTTCAACTCGGTTTTCGTGCCAAACTCGTCTTGCCCGTACGGACGAATTGATAAGTTGGCGTCACAGCGCAGCGAACCTTCTTCCATTTTACAGTCCGATACGCCTGTATATTGGATGATCGCCTTCAGCTTCTCAAGATACGCATACGCTTCTTCCGGCGTACGCATGTCCGGTTCGGATACGATTTCAACGAGCGGCGTGCCGACACGGTTGAAGTCAACCAACGAATGATCGCCGTCGTCCGCGTGTGTCAGCTTGCCGGCATCCTCTTCAAGGTGAAGACGGGTGATGCCGATCTTTTTCTTCTTGCCGCCGACCTCAATTTCAATAAAGCCGTTCTCGCCGATCGGCTTGTCAAATTGCGAGATTTGATAAGCTTTCGGGTTGTCCGGATAAAAATAGTTTTTGCGGTCGAACTTCGTGTCCGTCGCGATTTCGCAATTCAACGCCATCGCAGCGCGCATCGCGAAATCGACGGCCTGCCGATTCATCACCGGGAGCACCCCGGGATGGCCGAGACAGATCGGGCATGTGTGCGTATTCGGCGGGGCGCCGAATTCAGTCGAACAGCCGCAGAAAATTTTTGATTCCGTCTTTAATTCCACATGGACTTCGAGCCCGATGATCGTTTCAAAGTTGTTCATCGTCCCACTCCTTCCAAGGACGGTCTTAACTGATGATGCTCCGTCGCCTGCTCGAACGCATGCGCGACGCGATACACCGTGCTTTCGTCAAACGCTTTTCCGATGATTTGCAAACCGACCGGCAAGCCGTCAGCCAAACCGCACGGTACAGAAATCGCCGGTACGCCGGCCAAGTTCACCGGAATCGTCAAAATGTCATTCGCATACATCGTCAGCGGATCGTCGATCTTCTCGCCGATCTTAAACGCCGGCGTCGGTGTTGTCGGCCCGAGAATGACATCGTAGTTTTCAAACACATCTTCGAAGTCTTTCTTGATCAACGTGCGCACCTTTTGCGCTTTTTTATAATACGCATCGTAATATCCGGAGCTGAGCGCAAAAGTGCCGAGCATGATCCGGCGCTTCACTTCGTCTCCGAAACCTTCGCTGCGCGTTTTTTTATACATTTCAATCAAATTGTCCGCCTCTTTGCGAACTCCGTACCGTACGCCGTCAAAGCGCGCCAAGTTCGCCGACGCTTCCGACGACGCCAGCAAATAATACGTCGCCACCGCATACTTCGAATGCGGCAGGGACACTTCTTCCCATGTCGCTCCGAGCGCTTCCAACTGCTTCAGCGCTTCCTCGACGCGCGCCTTCACTTCCGGCTGCACGCCTTCGCCCAAATACTCCTCCGGCACCGCGATCTTCAAGCCCTTCACATCGCCCGTCAACGCCGACAAGTAGTCATCGACGTCCACGTCCGCCGACGTCGAATCCATCTTGTCGTGACCGGCGATCGCTTGCAGCAAGTACGCGTTGTCCTCCACCGAATTCGTGATCGGGCCGATCTGATCGAGCGAAGAAGCAAACGCAATCAGCCCGAACCGCGACACGCGCCCGTACGTCGGCTTCATGCCGACGACGCCGCAAAACGCGGCCGGCTGGCGGATCGATCCGCCCGTATCCGACCCTAGCGCGAACGGCACTTCGCCCGCCGCTACCGCGGCGGCCGAGCCTCCGCTCGATCCGCCCGGCACGTAATCCGTGTTCCACGGATTACGGACCGGGCGGAAGCCGGAATTTTCATTGGACGAGCCCATCGCGAACTCGTCCATATTCAATTTCCCGATCGTCACCGTTTCCGCGTCCCGAAGCTTCTCCACGACGGTCGCATCGTGCATCGGCTCAAAATTCGCCAGCAACTGGCTCCCTGCGGTCGTCTTCAAGCCTTTCGTGACGATGTTGTCTTTCAAGCCAATCGGCACGCCGTACAACAGCCCGTGTTCACGGTCTGTGCCGCGGTGATCGTCCAGTTTCTTCGCGGCTGCGCGCGCTTTTTCTTCGTCCAGCGTCAGGAATGCCTGAATCTCGCCGTCGACTTCGCTGATTCTTTTATAAGAAGCGTCGACGAGGTCAGCCGCCGACAGTTCTTTTTTATGCAGCAACCGGTGCAATTCCGGCACTTTTTTATCAAACAAAGACATGGAATCCCTCCTTAGACTCACTTTGTTCATTGCGTCTGGATTAAGTTTACGACCGCGTGGTCCAACGCAGTCTTCGGGCGACCGTACAGCCCTCCAACTTCGAGCGTGTACCCCGTACAAATTTTATTCGAGGACCGACGGAACTTTCACCTGGCCGTCCTGTTGATCCGGCGCATTTTTCAGTGCCTCTTCACGCGTCAACCATACTCTTGACTCGTCTTCGCGCAATATGTTGCTCAATTCGAGCACATGCGTCGTCGGTTCAACGTTTTCTGTATCCAATTCGTTCAATTGCTCCGCAAATTCGATAATATCGTCCAGCTGCTTCGTGAACCTTTCAAGCTCTTCTTCGCCGAAAGACAAACGAGCGAGATGGGCGACATGTTCCACGTCTTGTTTATTCAAACGGGTCATCTTTTCACCTCCGAAAAGTCGTCTCTGCAATACTCCTATGATACCAAATCTAGCGCAGGACGGGCAAACTTGCGAAGCAAATCCACGAGGTGGAATAACTTCGATGGTGTCCGTGTCTATGCATGAAACACTTTTCGCGCGACTGCATGAGCGAAATTTCCGACTTGGCTTTCATTCATGGCCGTCACGTGTTTTTTGGCCGTTTCCGAGACAATTTCAACTGCAATTCGCTTCATATGACACACATTTTGATTTTTCCCGCCTGCTCATCGTGAGGAACTTCGGTAAAATTATGAGTTATCCACAGATTCCGTATGCGATTGGGGCGAAAATGACGGGGATTGGAGCGAAAAGGGGGTTCATTTGCGCCAAAACGGCATCGATTGGAGCGAAAACCGCATCGATTGGAGCAAAACAAAACATGCACGATTCTTGCCCGCGCGCCAAGCATTGGCGGCTATTGCGGTGTTGTGAAGCAGAGGACGTCCAGAGGGCGATCAACCCCGAGTTTCCGATTGGTGCCATGCTAGCTGGATCGCCGGCCGTCGATATCACGCCTCGATGACACGATTTTCTTCCCGGAAACGTGTCATTTGCGGAGATTTTCTGCTTTTTGGTTGTTATTTTCGCGGATGCCGCTTGGCAAAACACGACAGGAAAGGGCTGGGAAGGAGTTATCCACAGACTTAAGCGTTGATTGGGGCGAAAATGACGTTGATTGGAGCGAAAATCGATGCAATTGGAGCGAAAACCCGTTGCTTTGGAGCGAAACGACCGTCCTTTGGAGGATGTCCCGAAATGCGCCGGCCGCGCCCTAGCATTCGTGCCCCATGCCCCGGTGCGGCCCCCAGTTGAAGCAGTCGTCGCCGCAATTTTATAAAAAAATTGATATAGTTACAGCAGGAACCTCGATTCGACCGAAAAAGGATGGATGAAAATGGACGAACGCGCCTGCACGCCCGAGCCCCCGTATTATGCGGTGATCTTCAGCTCGCAAAGAACCGAAGGCGATAACGGCTACGGCAAAATGTCAGAAAAAATGACGAGGCTGGCAGCCAAACAACCGGGATTTCTCGGCATCGAAAGTGCACGGGACGACGATCTAGGCATTACCGTTTCCTACTGGGAGTCTTTAGACGCGATTCAAGCTTGGAAAAAACATGCCGCCCATCAATTCGCCCAGCAAAAAGGGAAAGACGAGTGGTATAAAAATTACACGGTGCGCATTTGTAAGGTGGAAAGAGATTACGCGTTTGAGAAATAAACAAGGCATCATCACGGATGCGGTGCCCGCTTCGATTGGCGAGCAAAATTCCTCAACAATTTCGTCAAGTGTGGTACCCTATTCATAAACCATTGTTCACGGAGGTGTTTCGATGTACGACATTCTCATTGTTGGCGGCGGTCCAGCAGGTCAGAGCGCAGCGATTTTCACCGCCAAGGCAGGCAAGAAAACGTTGATTCTTGATGACGCAAAGGGCCTCACCCAGCGCGCATGGGTGCGCAACCATTACGGAGTGCAAGACGCCAAAGGCGGCGACCTCGTCGAAGAAGGACATAAGCAAACGGAACAGTTCGGCGCGGAAGTGAAAAAGGCGACCGTGACGAACATCGTCAAAGAAGGCGACACGTTCAAAGCCGAAACGAAAGACGGCGATACTTACGAAGCGTCCTACGTGATCTTGACGACGGGCGCCAATCAAAAATTGGCGGAAACGATCGGGCTTGAGACGAAGGACGGCGTCGAGCCGTATGTGAAAAAAGTGGTCGTCACGGACGAAGAAGGACGGACGAGCACGAAAGGCATTTGGGCCGCAGGCACCGCCGGAGGGGTGAGCGTGCATACGATCATCACGAGCGGCGACGGCGCAAGAGTGGCGGTCAATTTGCTGAGCGAGCTGAAAGGCGAGCGGCACGTCGACCACGATTCTTTGTAATAAAAAAAAATTCGGCGGCCCGCCCCCGGAGGGGGTGGGTCGTTCGTGTAGATTGAGGAATGGGCGGGGGAGTGGAAATGAGAACACCGGAAGAAAGCGAACTGCGGCTCGGGGGATGGGCGGCCTTCGGGGCCTATTTTCTTTGGGGCATCTTACCGATTTATTGGAAATGGATCACTGGTGCGACGGCGGAGGAAATTCTCGCGCACCGGATCATTTGGTCTTTTGTGTTCATGCTGCTCGTCTTGGGCGTCATGAAAAAGATGACCCTTCTCAAGAAAGACTTTACGTTTTTGCGAAAAAATCGCACGAAGATGGCGATTATGATTTCCGCCTCGCTCGTCATCACCGTGAACTGGTACATGTTCATCTGGGCGGTCGACCACGATCACGTCGTGCAAGCGAGCCTCGGCTACTACATCAACCCGCTCGTCAGTGTCCTGCTCGGTATCGTTTTTCTGAAGGAAAAACTTTCGCTCCTGCAGATCGTGTCTTTCCTATTGGCGACGGTCGGCGTGCTCATCATGACCTTTCATGCAGGCACATTTCCATGGATTTCGCTCATCCTCGCCTTCAGCTTCGGCACGTACGGCCTGCTGAAGAAAAAGGTGCACGTGCGCGCCATGACCGGCCTCACGATCGAAACCGCCTTCATCACCCCTGCGGCGCTGCTCTATTTGCTCGCGTTCAACACGTCACCCGACCGCCTGCTCCCGCTCGGCGACGTCCGCTTGCTGCTGCTCTTGCTCGGCACCGGCATCGTTACCGCCGTGCCGCTGTTGTTGTTCGCCGCCGGCGCGAACCGCATTTCGCTGGCGATGATCGGCTTCCTGCAATACATCGCGCCTACAATCATGCTGTTCATCGGCACGCTCGTCTACGACGAGCCGTTTAACGCAGACGACCTCGCGGCCTTTGTAATGATCTGGATTTCGCTCGTGCTTTTCACCGGGTCGCGTACGAAAAGATTGCAGCGCCTCGAACATAAAATCATCGGCAAGCATCTTGCCCATTGAAAAACGACCGGATCCCCGGCCGTTTTTTATTTCGGCTATGTTCACTCACAAATTCATCAACGGGGCCGTAACAAGCCGGCCGCGACAAACCTCCATCACCTCCATCTGTCTCTTTCAGTCGTCCCCCACTTCTCGGTCGGCTTGCTTTCCTCCCCAAGTAAGGAGGCTTTACTTTTCCTGAATGATCACGCCGTCAACGACCTTGATTTCCCCGTCCGTTTTCGGAAATACTCGATCACCCAACGGTCGAATCCGATCTTTCCTGCGTTCCATCCGGCAGTGATCAAGAAGATGCCGAGTAATGCCATCAACGGATTGATCCCTGCTGAACCGGAAAACATATAGGCAAAGTTCATGACGACGCCGAAAAATGCAGCGGCGCTCGTAAAGAGTCCGAAAATCAAGCCGATACCGACGAGAAACTCTGCCCATGGAATGAGCACATTAAATACTTCGACATTCGGCAGGACAACAGCTTCCAACGCTTCTCCCCACCACGGCTGTACGGCCGGATGCTCGCCAGAAACTTTTTTGACGGCGCCGCGAAGAAATCCACTTGCATCGAAACCGCCGCTTGCGAGTTTGCTCCATCCCGCATGAAACCACTTCCATCCAAGGAACAAACGAATGCCGGCCAACAAAAGAGACGAATACTTATTTTCTTGCAGAAACTTCGAAACCATCGAAGAACTCCTTTCGTGATAGTTGATATTGAGAATCATTATCACTACATAGGATATAAAATTTTCGCTCCGAATACAACCCTGTTAAGAAAAAAAAGCCGCTGGCTTCGTTGAGAATGCGGAAAATCAAGGCTAAGATGAACTTACGCACGGGATCGCTGCGTTGAGCAAGGTGTGGGAAACCATTGGAGGGACCTGATTACGATGAGTGATTTCGTTTGGAAAGCATTGACCGAGTACAGTTCAAACGCAGAAACCATAGACAAAGCGCCGCTGATTCAATATCTTGTGAAGAGACGGCGTCCGTGAAAGCTTCCAGCAACACCCGCGGTTGTTGAAAGCGGCGATTATGAAACGTACGAAGGAATGATGTTCAAAGATGCCTCTTCGCGGCAAAGCCAGATACCGTTCGGTAACAAACTGCACAACCACGCCTTGAACTGCCGGTGCAACGAA
Encoded here:
- a CDS encoding SRPBCC domain-containing protein, which codes for QYFFGTHIASDWQVGSQVTYSRNGEVTDYGEILRCEKPRVLSFTWTHTGDKTERSGPTVLTFELKPVEGAVRLTVKHENLAPQDIVDDPETFEGLNNGWPAILSNLKSLLETGKTIPALSL
- the gatB gene encoding Asp-tRNA(Asn)/Glu-tRNA(Gln) amidotransferase subunit GatB, whose protein sequence is MNNFETIIGLEVHVELKTESKIFCGCSTEFGAPPNTHTCPICLGHPGVLPVMNRQAVDFAMRAAMALNCEIATDTKFDRKNYFYPDNPKAYQISQFDKPIGENGFIEIEVGGKKKKIGITRLHLEEDAGKLTHADDGDHSLVDFNRVGTPLVEIVSEPDMRTPEEAYAYLEKLKAIIQYTGVSDCKMEEGSLRCDANLSIRPYGQDEFGTKTELKNLNSFSYVQKGLEFEEQRQQKVLITGGIIEQETRRFDEATKETILMRVKEGSDDYRYFPEPDLVKLHIDDDWKQRVREEIPELPDTRRERYMQMFTLSEYDASVLVQTKAISDFFDETVKAGADPKQAANWLMGEVSGYLNSKNAEITEVPMQPEGLAKLIQLIEKGTISSKIAKKVFKALIEKGEDPEEFVKAKGLMQISDEGELRKIIMPILEENEQSMIDYKNGKDRALGFLVGQVMKASKGKGNPQMVNKIILEEIDKL
- the gatA gene encoding Asp-tRNA(Asn)/Glu-tRNA(Gln) amidotransferase subunit GatA, whose amino-acid sequence is MSLFDKKVPELHRLLHKKELSAADLVDASYKRISEVDGEIQAFLTLDEEKARAAAKKLDDHRGTDREHGLLYGVPIGLKDNIVTKGLKTTAGSQLLANFEPMHDATVVEKLRDAETVTIGKLNMDEFAMGSSNENSGFRPVRNPWNTDYVPGGSSGGSAAAVAAGEVPFALGSDTGGSIRQPAAFCGVVGMKPTYGRVSRFGLIAFASSLDQIGPITNSVEDNAYLLQAIAGHDKMDSTSADVDVDDYLSALTGDVKGLKIAVPEEYLGEGVQPEVKARVEEALKQLEALGATWEEVSLPHSKYAVATYYLLASSEASANLARFDGVRYGVRKEADNLIEMYKKTRSEGFGDEVKRRIMLGTFALSSGYYDAYYKKAQKVRTLIKKDFEDVFENYDVILGPTTPTPAFKIGEKIDDPLTMYANDILTIPVNLAGVPAISVPCGLADGLPVGLQIIGKAFDESTVYRVAHAFEQATEHHQLRPSLEGVGR
- the gatC gene encoding Asp-tRNA(Asn)/Glu-tRNA(Gln) amidotransferase subunit GatC, which codes for MTRLNKQDVEHVAHLARLSFGEEELERFTKQLDDIIEFAEQLNELDTENVEPTTHVLELSNILREDESRVWLTREEALKNAPDQQDGQVKVPSVLE
- a CDS encoding antibiotic biosynthesis monooxygenase, with amino-acid sequence MDERACTPEPPYYAVIFSSQRTEGDNGYGKMSEKMTRLAAKQPGFLGIESARDDDLGITVSYWESLDAIQAWKKHAAHQFAQQKGKDEWYKNYTVRICKVERDYAFEK
- a CDS encoding FAD-dependent oxidoreductase encodes the protein MYDILIVGGGPAGQSAAIFTAKAGKKTLILDDAKGLTQRAWVRNHYGVQDAKGGDLVEEGHKQTEQFGAEVKKATVTNIVKEGDTFKAETKDGDTYEASYVILTTGANQKLAETIGLETKDGVEPYVKKVVVTDEEGRTSTKGIWAAGTAGGVSVHTIITSGDGARVAVNLLSELKGERHVDHDSL
- the rarD gene encoding EamA family transporter RarD — its product is MRTPEESELRLGGWAAFGAYFLWGILPIYWKWITGATAEEILAHRIIWSFVFMLLVLGVMKKMTLLKKDFTFLRKNRTKMAIMISASLVITVNWYMFIWAVDHDHVVQASLGYYINPLVSVLLGIVFLKEKLSLLQIVSFLLATVGVLIMTFHAGTFPWISLILAFSFGTYGLLKKKVHVRAMTGLTIETAFITPAALLYLLAFNTSPDRLLPLGDVRLLLLLLGTGIVTAVPLLLFAAGANRISLAMIGFLQYIAPTIMLFIGTLVYDEPFNADDLAAFVMIWISLVLFTGSRTKRLQRLEHKIIGKHLAH
- a CDS encoding DoxX family protein, translating into MVSKFLQENKYSSLLLAGIRLFLGWKWFHAGWSKLASGGFDASGFLRGAVKKVSGEHPAVQPWWGEALEAVVLPNVEVFNVLIPWAEFLVGIGLIFGLFTSAAAFFGVVMNFAYMFSGSAGINPLMALLGIFLITAGWNAGKIGFDRWVIEYFRKRTGKSRSLTA